From Medicago truncatula cultivar Jemalong A17 chromosome 7, MtrunA17r5.0-ANR, whole genome shotgun sequence, a single genomic window includes:
- the LOC11424459 gene encoding F-box/kelch-repeat protein At3g06240, translated as MEKSLSATTSFNDHIYDDVALVILSKLPLKSLIRFRCARKSRRIYAPVLYSLAGERFDNIVKLDWPNPFQEQFDFNFNIYGNASVNGILCIEDTGRVGGIHCIQELQRVVLWNRATSEFKVTPLSPFAFDSPCWHLSISLHGFSYDQVRNDYKVIRHIVFFPKTYEDEICPTQYDCSGGVQVYADGVCHSWGESETQDEVYLVSFDLSNEVFVKTLIPSTMDDIDSRVVFRHLNVLNGSIECILNYVNTGIFHISILGEIGVKESWIKLFIVGSLSCVDHPIRIGKTGDIFFRKEDDELVSFNLSTQKIEELGVKGYSLCQIIVYKESLLPIARINN; from the exons ATGGAGAAGTCACTTTCTGCAACCACCTCCTTTAATGATCacatatatgatgatgttgCCTTGGTTATTCTCTCAAAATTGCCTCTCAAATCTTTGATTAGATTCCGTTGTGCACGTAAATCACG TCGCATATATGCACCTGTGTTGTATTCTCTTGCCGGTGAGAGGTTTGATAATATTGTCAAATTGGATTGGCCAAATCCTTTTCAAGAGCAATTTGActttaactttaatatttatgGCAATGCAAGTGTTAATGGAATTCTTTGTATTGAAGACACTGGGAGAGTTGGGGGCATTCATTGTATTCAAGAATTACAGAGAGTTGTATTGTGGAATAGAGCTACAAGTGAATTCAAAGTTACTCCTCTGAGTCCTTTTGCGTTTGATTCTCCTTGTTGGCATCTCAGTATCAGTCTTCATGGATTTAGCTATGATCAAGTTAGAAATGACTATAAGGTGATTCGTCATATAGTATTTTTCCCAAAAACCTACGAAGATGAG ATATGCCCTACACAATATGATTGTAGTGGGGGTGTTCAAGTGTATGCAGATGGAGTGTGCCATTCGTGGGGTGAAAGTGAAACGCAAGATGAAGTTTATTTGGTTTCATTTGACTTGAGCAATGAGGTATTTGTGAAAACATTGATACCTTCAACTATGGATGATATTGATTCTAGAGTTGTGTTTAGACACTTAAATGTGTTAAATGGATCAATTGAATGTATTTTAAATTATGTAAATACCGGTATTTTTCACATATCAATTTTAGGTGAAATTGGAGTGAAGGAGTCATGGATCAAACTTTTTATTGTGGGTTCTTTGTCTTGTGTCGACCATCCTATTAGAATTGGTAAGACGGGTGATATATTCTTTagaaaagaagatgatgaactagtttcatttaatttaagcaCACAGAAAATTGAAGAGCTTGGTGTTAAAGGTTATTCACTTTGCCAGATAATAGTTTATAAGGAAAGCCTTCTACCGATTGCCAGAATCAACAATTag
- the LOC11429581 gene encoding protein transport protein Sec24-like At3g07100 — MGTENPTRPNFPSRPTSSPFAAAPAAAQTMTPFSTTGPVAGSEPPSFRPTTPAPPQAPTPFSSSGPAVRPGAPSFRPTPPGRFNDPSVPPPPPSSNVPPMPTAGAFQHFPAPPFSSTVQPPLTRPPPLGQPSIHQHASQPPPFPPSIPPQPQMPYVQMGSPPMGSNVPPPQFQSSVPGYARMQPGAEIQAPPMHSSIHANQGNYGPPPPASSSPFLPHQGGYASSLPVGNPIGIQPTQQPGYVPPTGTIQGLTEDFSSLTMQTRPGTLDPLFDAKELPRPLDGDVEPKKLAEIYPMNCDPRYLRFTTSAIPSSQSLASRWHLPLGAVVCPLAESPDEDEVPIISFAPASVVRCRRCRTYVNPYVTFTEAGRKFRCNVCTLLNDVPSEYYAQLDATGKRVDLNQRPELTKGTVEFVAPAEYMVRPPMPPVYFFLIDVSISAVRSGMIEVAAQTIKSCLDELPGYPRTQIGFATFDSTIHFYNMKSTLAQPQMLVVSDLDDIFIPLPDDLLVNLSESRSVVEAFLDSLPTMFQDNVNLESAFGPALKAAFMVMSQLGGKLLIFQNTLPSLGVGRLKLRGDDSRVYGTDKEHGLRLPEDPFYKQMAAEFSKYQISINVYAFSDKYTDIASLGTLAKYTAGQVYYYPAFQSAIHGEKLSHELRRDLTRETAWEAVMRIRCAKGVRFTTYHGNFMLRSTDLLALPAVDCDKAFAMQLSLEETLLTTQTIYFQVALLYTASCGERRIRVHTMAVPVVTDLADIYRLADTGAVVSLFCRLAIEKTSSQKLEDARNAVQLRIVKALKEYRNLYAVQHRLANRMIYPESLRLLKLYGLALCKSTALRGGYGDVSLDDRCAAGHTMMTLPIKKLLKLLYPSLIRLDEYLLKPSIQADDLKSIERRLPLTGESLDSRGLYLFDDGFRFIIWFGRVISPDIAKNLLGADFAAELSKATLHEHNNEMSRRLMRVLEKLRNDDRAYYQLCHLVRQGEQPKEGFLLLTNLVEDQMGGNNGYVDWMLQISRQVQHS, encoded by the exons ATGGGGACTGAAAATCCAACTCGTCCAAACTTCCCTTCAAGACCTACTTCCTCGCCTTTTGCTGCTGCTCCTGCTGCTGCACAGACTATGACACCTTTTTCAACGACGGGTCCTGTGGCTGGATCAGAGCCTCCTTCTTTCCGACCTACTACCCCTGCACCTCCTCAAGCCCCCACACCGTTTTCATCGTCTGGACCTGCTGTTAGACCAGGGGCGCCAAGTTTTAGACCTACACCACCGGGCAGGTTTAATGATCCATCAGTGCCTCCTCCTCCCCCATCGTCCAATGTCCCGCCAATGCCAACTGCTGGAGCTTTTCAGCATTTTCCAGCACCTCCCTTTTCGTCGACAGTTCAGCCTCCTCTTACACGGCCTCCACCCTTGGGACAACCATCAATTCACCAACATGCAAGTCAACCACCTCCCTTTCCCCCATCTATTCCACCTCAACCACAGATGCCTTATGTTCAAATGGGGTCTCCACCTATGGGTTCAAATGTTCCTCCTCCTCAATTTCAGTCATCTGTTCCTGGATATGCCCGTATGCAGCCTGGTGCAGAAATTCAAGCTCCACCTATGCATTCCTCTATTCATGCAAATCAAGGAAATTACGGACCTCCACCACCTGCATCATCATCTCCTTTTTTACCTCATCAAGGAGGCTATGCTTCATCACTCCCAGTGGGTAATCCAATAGGTATCCAGCCAACACAGCAACCAGGATATGTTCCCCCTACTGGCACCATTCAGGGCTTGACAGAAGACTTCAGTTCGCTCACAATGCAAACTCGTCCTGGCACATTGGATCCACTATTTGATGCTAAAGAACTTCCAAGGCCGTTGGATGGTGATGTGGAGCCAAAAAAATTGGCTGAGATTTATCCCATGAATTGTGATCCCAGATATCTGCGATTCACTACCAGTGCAATTCCAAGCTCCCAGTCCTTAGCTTCAAGGTGGCATCTGCCTCTTGGAGCAGTTGTATGTCCACTTGCTGAATCTCCGGATGAG GACGAGGTGCCTATAATTAGTTTTGCTCCAGCTAGTGTTGTACGCTGTAGAAGATGCCGCACATACGTGAATCCTTATGTGACTTTTACAGAAGCTGGAAGAAAGTTCCGGTGCAATGTATGCACCTTGCTTAATGATG TTCCTAGTGAATATTATGCACAGTTAGATGCCACCGGAAAAAGAGTTGATTTGAATCAACGACCTGAGCTTACAAAGGGTACTGTAGAATTTGTTGCCCCTGCTGAGTATATGGTGCGGCCACCTATGCCCCCAGTATACTTCTTCCTTATCGACGTTTCCATATCTGCTGTTAGAAGTGGTATGATTGAG GTTGCGGCCCAAACAATCAAGTCCTGTTTAGACGAGCTGCCTGGCTATCCACGAACACAAATAGGGTTTGCCACTTTTGACAGCACTATACATTTTTATAACATGAAG TCAACCTTGGCTCAGCCACAGATGTTGGTAGTCTCAGATCTGGATGACATATTTATTCCACTGCCAGACGATCTTCTTGTTAATTTATCCGAGTCAAGAAGTGTGGTGGAAGCCTTCCTAGATAGTTTGCCAACTATGTTTCAAGATAATGTTAATCTGGAATCAGCTTTCGGTCCTGCTCTTAAGGCTGCTTTCATGGTTATG AGTCAACTTGGAGGgaaattgttaatttttcaaaatacacTTCCATCTCTTGGTGTTGGTCGCTTGAAATTAAGGGGAGACGATTCACGTGTTTATGGGACAGATAAAGAACATGGACTGAGACTGCCCGAAGATCCATTTTATAAGCAGATGGCTGCTGAGTTTTCTAAGTACCAAATCTCAATAAATGTGTATGCATTCAGTGATAAGTACACTGACATAGCCTCCTTag GAACTCTGGCAAAGTACACTGCTGGTCAAGTGTATTACTATCCAGCTTTCCAATCAGCCATTCATGGGGAGAAATTGAGTCATGAATTAAGGAGAGACCTCACCAGAGAGACTGCATGGGAAGCTGTAATGCGTATCAGATGTGCAAAAG GTGTTCGTTTCACAACTTATCATGGAAACTTCATGCTAAGGTCCACAGATTTGTTAGCACTTCCAGCTGTAGATTGTGATAAGGCCTTCGCCATGCAGTTATCACTTGAAGAGACATTATTGACAACTCAGACTATTTACTTTCAAGTTGCATTGCT TTATACTGCATCTTGTGGAGAAAGGCGTATCAGAGTACACACAATGGCAGTGCCAGTAGTTACAGACTTGGCAGATATCTATCGCCTGGCTGATACTGGTGCAGTTGTCTCTCTATTTTGTAGGCTAG CAATTGAGAAAACATCGTCCCAAAAACTGGAAGATGCACGGAATGCTGTGCAACTAAGAATTGTGAAAGCCCTCAAGGAGTATCGAAATCTTTATGCTGTGCAACATCGCTTGGCCAACAGGATGATATATCCAGAGTCTTTAAGGCTCCTAAAGTTGTATGGATTAGCTCTTTGTAAATCAACGGCTCTACGTGGAGGGTATGGCGATGTTTCATTGGATGATCGATGTGCAGCAGGACATACAATGATGACTCTAccgataaaaaaattgttgaaacttCTTTATCCTAGCTTGATTCGACTTGATGAATATCTTCTGAAG CCATCCATACAAGCTGATGACTTAAAAAGTATCGAGAGAAGGTTACCTTTGACTGGGGAGAGCTTAGACTCTAGGGGCCtttatttatttgatgatgGCTTCCGGTTTATTATATGGTTTGGTAGGGTGATTTCACCTGATATAGCAAAGAATTTACTCGGGGCAGACTTCGCGGCAGAATTATCAAAG GCTACTCTCCATGAGCATAATAATGAAATGTCAAGGAGGCTGATGAGGGTACttgaaaaattaagaaatgaTGATCGTGCATATTACCAGCTGTGCCACCTTGTGAGGCAAGGTGAGCAGCCTAAAGAAGGATTCCTCCTCCTTACAAACCTTGTTGAGGACCAGATGGGTGGTAACAATGGGTATGTTGATTGGATGCTACAGATATCCCGACAAGTGCAACACTCATAA
- the LOC11431297 gene encoding mannan endo-1,4-beta-mannosidase 4: protein MGFKNLVILISVVTILNVLVGQYVNCKGTDGNHYHRRTRHHQHHRNSHTHLGNNKTLYENGFVQRKETSFVLNGKPLYLNGFNSYFLMIVASDPSTMSKVTTTFQEASQNGLNLARTWAFNDGGYKALQISPGSYDEVIFKGLDFVISEAGKNGVQLILSLVNNWNDYGGKSQYVKWAKEQGQNINNDDDFYVHPIVKQYYKNHVAAVLTRNNTITGLAYKDDPTIFAWELMNEPRSQSDSSGKSFQDWVSEMAAYVKSIDSNHLLEVGLEGFYGESMPEKNPGYGVGTDFISNNQVPEIDFTTIHLYPESWVSSSDEAAQNAFVDKWVQDHIQDSKDILNKPILITEFGKSSKYSGYNVEKRNSYFEKLFNFVYDSASNGGACAGGLFWQFIAQGLDSFRDGYEVILEENPSTVTVISQQSKRMSNLK, encoded by the exons ATGGGCTTCAAAAACTTGGTTATTTTAATTTCTGTGGTGACAATATTGAACGTACTTGTTGGTCAGTATGTGAATTGCAAGGGTACCGATGGTAATCATTATCATCGTCGTACtcgtcatcatcaacatcatcgtAACTCACACACTCACTTAGGCAATAATAAAACTCTTTACGAAAATGGTTTCGTTCAACGAAAGGAAACTAGTTTTGTTCTGAACGGAAAACCTTTGTACTTGAATGGGTTCAATtcgtattttttaatgattgtaGCATCAGACCCATCAACAATGTCTAAAGTTACTACAACTTTTCAAGAAGCTTCCCAAAATGGTTTAAACTTGGCAAGAACATGGGCCTTCAATGATGGAGGTTATAAAGCTCTTCAAATTTCACCTGGTTCCTATGACGAAGTTATATTCAAG GGATTGGATTTTGTGATTTCAGAAGCAGGGAAGAATGGAGTGCAGTTGATACTAAGTTTAGTGAATAATTGGAATGATTATGGTGGAAAAAGTCAATATGTTAAATGGGCCAAAGAACAGGGTCAAAACATCaacaatgatgatgatttcTACGTACATCCTATTGTTAAACAATATTACAAAAACCATGTTGCG GCTGTTTTGACAAGAAATAATACTATAACTGGATTGGCATATAAGGATGACCCGACCATATTTGCATGGGAGCTTATGAATGAACCTCGTTCTCAAAGTGACTCTTCCGGCAAATCATTTCAG GATTGGGTGAGTGAAATGGCTGCTTATGTGAAGTCTATTGATAGCAACCATTTACTAGAAGTTGGTCTTGAAGGATTTTACGGTGAATCAATGCCGGAAAAGAATCCCGGATATGGAGTTGGAACTGATTTCATTTCCAATAACCAAGTTCCCGAAATTGATTTCACCACCATTCATCTCTACCCTGAATCATG GGTATCAAGCTCAGACGAAGCTGCCCAAAATGCATTTGTTGACAAGTGGGTTCAAGACCATATTCAAGACTCAAAGGACATTTTAAATAAGCCAATTCTTATTACTGAGTTTGGAAAGTCATCAAAATATTCTGGATATAACGTGGAAAAGAGGAACAGTTACTTTGAAAAGCTATTCAATTTCGTATATGATAGTGCTAGTAATGGAGGAGCATGTGCTGGTGGCCTTTTCTGGCAGTTCATAGCTCAAGGATTGGATAGCTTTCGTGATGGATATGAAGTCATACTTGAGGAGAACCCTTCAACTGTTACTGTTATTAGTCAACAATCTAAGAGAATGTCAAATCTCAAATAG
- the LOC11429582 gene encoding 50S ribosomal protein L21, mitochondrial isoform X3, producing MHTPIRRCLQALTRQSQPTLSLFKDPLSLRLLSSAALLNHNISSPLLPIFTNSKPTSAFGQWHHGRYFSSSKQDDHIKEGGTHEIEDEDDDSDGDDDDDDDDYDEEEGDYEDEDDDTVAVSSRKKVYTEEEKEAEAEAIGYKVVGPLQKNDNVFKPYEPAFAVVQIGSHQFKVSNGDSIFTERLKFCEVNDKLILNKVLLLGSPSQTIVGRPIVPDGAVHAVVEEHALDAKVIIFKKKRRKNYRRTKGHRQELTKLRITNIEGVEKPLNELVEKPSKSAKKEREKVAVSA from the exons ATGCACACCCCTATTCGGAGGTGCCTGCAAGCGTTAACCCGGCAATCACAACCAACATTATCTCTCTTTAAAGACCCGTTATCTCTCCGCTTACTCTCTTCGGCTGCTTTGCTCAATCATAACATTTCATCGCCCCTTCTTCCCATTTTCACCAATTCCAAACCCACATCTGCTTTTGGACAATGGCACCACGGACGCTATTTCTCTTCTTCCAAACAAGACGATCACATCAAAGAAGGCGGTACACATGAaatagaagatgaagatgacGACAGCGACGGCGATGAcgatgacgatgatgatgattatgatgaagaggAGGGAgattatgaagatgaagatgatgatactGTTGCAGTATCAAGTAGGAAAAAGGTGTACACAGAAGAGGAGAAGGAAGCAGAAGCAGAAGCTATTGGATACAAAGTGGTGGGGCCCTTGCAAAAGAACGACAACGTTTTTAAGCCATATGAGCCCGCTTTTGCAGTTGTTCAG ATTGGATCACATCAATTTAAAGTGAGCAATGGGGACAGCATTTTCACTGAAAGATTGAAATTTTGCGAAGTGAATGATAAG TTGATTCTGAATAAAGTTCTGTTGCTTGGATCCCCTAGTCAGACAATTGTTGGCAGACCCATAGTGCCGGATGGAGCTGTTCATGCTGTTGTTGAGGAGCAT GCACTAGATGCAAAGGTGattattttcaagaaaaagagaaggaagaaTTACCGAAGAACCAAAGGGCATCGTCAG GAGTTGACAAAGTTAAGGATAACCAATATCGAAGGAGTTGAGAAACCTCTTAATGAATTGGTTGAAAAGCCTTCAAAATCTGCCAAGAAGGAACGGGAAAAGGTTGCAGTTAGTGCTTAA
- the LOC11429582 gene encoding 50S ribosomal protein L21, mitochondrial isoform X1 has product MIFRLFGLFTMHTPIRRCLQALTRQSQPTLSLFKDPLSLRLLSSAALLNHNISSPLLPIFTNSKPTSAFGQWHHGRYFSSSKQDDHIKEGGTHEIEDEDDDSDGDDDDDDDDYDEEEGDYEDEDDDTVAVSSRKKVYTEEEKEAEAEAIGYKVVGPLQKNDNVFKPYEPAFAVVQIGSHQFKVSNGDSIFTERLKFCEVNDKLILNKVLLLGSPSQTIVGRPIVPDGAVHAVVEEHALDAKVIIFKKKRRKNYRRTKGHRQELTKLRITNIEGVEKPLNELVEKPSKSAKKEREKVAVSA; this is encoded by the exons atgatCTTCCGCCT GTTTGGTTTATTCACCATGCACACCCCTATTCGGAGGTGCCTGCAAGCGTTAACCCGGCAATCACAACCAACATTATCTCTCTTTAAAGACCCGTTATCTCTCCGCTTACTCTCTTCGGCTGCTTTGCTCAATCATAACATTTCATCGCCCCTTCTTCCCATTTTCACCAATTCCAAACCCACATCTGCTTTTGGACAATGGCACCACGGACGCTATTTCTCTTCTTCCAAACAAGACGATCACATCAAAGAAGGCGGTACACATGAaatagaagatgaagatgacGACAGCGACGGCGATGAcgatgacgatgatgatgattatgatgaagaggAGGGAgattatgaagatgaagatgatgatactGTTGCAGTATCAAGTAGGAAAAAGGTGTACACAGAAGAGGAGAAGGAAGCAGAAGCAGAAGCTATTGGATACAAAGTGGTGGGGCCCTTGCAAAAGAACGACAACGTTTTTAAGCCATATGAGCCCGCTTTTGCAGTTGTTCAG ATTGGATCACATCAATTTAAAGTGAGCAATGGGGACAGCATTTTCACTGAAAGATTGAAATTTTGCGAAGTGAATGATAAG TTGATTCTGAATAAAGTTCTGTTGCTTGGATCCCCTAGTCAGACAATTGTTGGCAGACCCATAGTGCCGGATGGAGCTGTTCATGCTGTTGTTGAGGAGCAT GCACTAGATGCAAAGGTGattattttcaagaaaaagagaaggaagaaTTACCGAAGAACCAAAGGGCATCGTCAG GAGTTGACAAAGTTAAGGATAACCAATATCGAAGGAGTTGAGAAACCTCTTAATGAATTGGTTGAAAAGCCTTCAAAATCTGCCAAGAAGGAACGGGAAAAGGTTGCAGTTAGTGCTTAA
- the LOC11429582 gene encoding 50S ribosomal protein L21, mitochondrial isoform X2: protein MFGLFTMHTPIRRCLQALTRQSQPTLSLFKDPLSLRLLSSAALLNHNISSPLLPIFTNSKPTSAFGQWHHGRYFSSSKQDDHIKEGGTHEIEDEDDDSDGDDDDDDDDYDEEEGDYEDEDDDTVAVSSRKKVYTEEEKEAEAEAIGYKVVGPLQKNDNVFKPYEPAFAVVQIGSHQFKVSNGDSIFTERLKFCEVNDKLILNKVLLLGSPSQTIVGRPIVPDGAVHAVVEEHALDAKVIIFKKKRRKNYRRTKGHRQELTKLRITNIEGVEKPLNELVEKPSKSAKKEREKVAVSA from the exons at GTTTGGTTTATTCACCATGCACACCCCTATTCGGAGGTGCCTGCAAGCGTTAACCCGGCAATCACAACCAACATTATCTCTCTTTAAAGACCCGTTATCTCTCCGCTTACTCTCTTCGGCTGCTTTGCTCAATCATAACATTTCATCGCCCCTTCTTCCCATTTTCACCAATTCCAAACCCACATCTGCTTTTGGACAATGGCACCACGGACGCTATTTCTCTTCTTCCAAACAAGACGATCACATCAAAGAAGGCGGTACACATGAaatagaagatgaagatgacGACAGCGACGGCGATGAcgatgacgatgatgatgattatgatgaagaggAGGGAgattatgaagatgaagatgatgatactGTTGCAGTATCAAGTAGGAAAAAGGTGTACACAGAAGAGGAGAAGGAAGCAGAAGCAGAAGCTATTGGATACAAAGTGGTGGGGCCCTTGCAAAAGAACGACAACGTTTTTAAGCCATATGAGCCCGCTTTTGCAGTTGTTCAG ATTGGATCACATCAATTTAAAGTGAGCAATGGGGACAGCATTTTCACTGAAAGATTGAAATTTTGCGAAGTGAATGATAAG TTGATTCTGAATAAAGTTCTGTTGCTTGGATCCCCTAGTCAGACAATTGTTGGCAGACCCATAGTGCCGGATGGAGCTGTTCATGCTGTTGTTGAGGAGCAT GCACTAGATGCAAAGGTGattattttcaagaaaaagagaaggaagaaTTACCGAAGAACCAAAGGGCATCGTCAG GAGTTGACAAAGTTAAGGATAACCAATATCGAAGGAGTTGAGAAACCTCTTAATGAATTGGTTGAAAAGCCTTCAAAATCTGCCAAGAAGGAACGGGAAAAGGTTGCAGTTAGTGCTTAA